Proteins from a genomic interval of Mesobacillus sp. S13:
- a CDS encoding NADPH-dependent FMN reductase: MSLLNKLFGRKKEETKMATEKLNIGIILGSTRQGRVSPQVGEWVKGIADKRGNVIYEIVDIADFELPFLGTTDGSEPGIAAWNNKLASLDGFVFIVQEYNHSITGALKNALDFAREAWNNKAAGIVSYGSTGGARAAEHLRGICGELKIADVRTHPTLSLFTDFENSTEFKPQDLHLNNVNAMLDEVEAWSGALKTLR, from the coding sequence ATGAGTTTATTAAACAAACTTTTTGGAAGGAAGAAGGAGGAAACAAAGATGGCAACTGAAAAATTGAACATAGGGATTATTTTGGGCAGCACAAGACAGGGACGTGTTAGCCCTCAGGTTGGTGAATGGGTGAAAGGGATCGCTGACAAACGAGGAAATGTAATTTATGAAATCGTGGATATTGCTGATTTTGAATTGCCATTCCTGGGTACGACTGATGGTTCCGAGCCAGGGATTGCTGCCTGGAATAATAAGCTTGCAAGCCTTGATGGTTTCGTATTCATTGTCCAGGAGTACAATCACAGTATTACAGGAGCCTTGAAAAATGCGCTTGATTTTGCACGCGAAGCATGGAATAACAAGGCGGCTGGAATCGTGAGTTACGGATCGACAGGCGGAGCCAGGGCTGCTGAGCATTTAAGGGGGATCTGTGGAGAACTGAAAATTGCAGACGTCCGTACACATCCAACCTTATCTCTGTTTACTGACTTTGAGAACAGTACAGAATTCAAGCCGCAGGACCTGCACCTTAATAACGTAAACGCCATGTTGGATGAAGTAGAGGCCTGGAGCGGTGCACTGAAAACATTGAGATAA
- a CDS encoding VOC family protein, whose protein sequence is MSFHQPPVTFVSKVSLKVQSLERSLAFYQEVIGLKVYEKTDNSALLTADGKTVLLNIEQPSDVIPKKGRTTGLYHFALLLPNRSDLAKILKHFLQTGYPLQGASDHLVSEALYLADPDGNGIEIYTDRPASEWEWNEQHVVMATQALDAEDLLAEGADQSWNGLPEGTVMGHIHLHVAELAKTEEFYTKGLGFEVVSRYGPQALFISSGKYHHHIGLNTWNGAGAPKPSANSVGLESYTLVLADEGNLKNTVNRLRGIGAAVEEAKGIFITEDPSGNRIRLETAK, encoded by the coding sequence ATGAGTTTTCATCAACCGCCGGTTACTTTCGTGAGCAAGGTAAGTTTAAAGGTACAAAGCTTGGAACGCTCCCTTGCCTTTTATCAGGAAGTCATTGGTCTTAAGGTCTATGAAAAAACGGACAATTCTGCACTGTTAACTGCAGACGGAAAAACAGTGTTATTAAACATTGAGCAGCCATCTGACGTAATCCCAAAGAAGGGCAGAACTACAGGGTTATACCATTTTGCACTCTTGCTCCCTAATAGGTCTGACCTGGCAAAAATATTGAAGCATTTCTTGCAGACTGGTTATCCATTGCAGGGGGCATCTGACCATCTTGTAAGTGAAGCATTGTATTTAGCAGATCCGGATGGAAATGGAATCGAAATCTATACAGACCGTCCAGCGTCAGAATGGGAATGGAATGAGCAGCATGTGGTGATGGCCACTCAGGCTCTGGATGCAGAAGACCTTCTTGCAGAGGGAGCGGACCAATCCTGGAATGGGCTTCCTGAAGGAACTGTGATGGGGCATATCCATTTACATGTCGCAGAACTAGCGAAAACAGAAGAGTTTTACACAAAGGGACTTGGTTTTGAAGTGGTAAGCCGATACGGCCCACAGGCTCTATTCATTTCTTCAGGAAAATACCATCACCACATCGGGCTGAACACCTGGAATGGAGCAGGTGCGCCCAAACCGTCTGCCAATAGTGTTGGTCTCGAATCTTATACGCTGGTATTGGCGGATGAAGGTAATTTAAAAAATACAGTAAACCGTCTGAGAGGGATCGGGGCAGCTGTTGAAGAAGCAAAAGGCATTTTCATTACGGAGGATCCTTCTGGAAACCGCATTAGGCTGGAAACTGCTAAGTAA
- the katA gene encoding catalase KatA: MSNNQNKQLTTSWGAPVGDNQNSMTAGHRGPTLLQDVHLLEKLAHFNRERVPERVVHAKGAGAHGYFEVTNDLTQYTKAAFLSEVGKKTPMFIRFSTVAGELGSADTVRDPRGFAVKFYTEEGNYDIVGNNTPVFFIRDAIKFPDFIHTQKRNPQTHLKDPNAVWDFWSLSPESLHQVTILMSDRGIPATLRHMHGFGSHTFKWTNAEGDGVWIKYHFKTEQGVKNLSPDVAAKIAGGNPDYHTEDLFNAIEAGDFPAWKLYVQIMPLEDANTYRFDPFDVTKVWSQKDYPLIEVGRMVLNRNPENYFAEVEQATFSPGTLVPGIDVSPDKMLQGRLFAYADAHRYRVGANHQHLPINRAKSEVNSYQRDGQMRFDGNGGRSVNYEPNSFGGPTEVNEHKQASFPVSGIAENVGYDHNDHYTQAGDLYRLMTEEERERLVANIVAAMKPVQRDDIKLRQIGHFYKADPEYGTRIAQGLGLQVPQEV; this comes from the coding sequence ATGAGCAATAATCAAAATAAGCAACTTACTACAAGCTGGGGAGCGCCGGTTGGGGACAACCAGAACTCCATGACTGCAGGACATAGAGGTCCTACTTTACTGCAAGATGTACACTTGTTGGAAAAATTGGCGCACTTTAACCGTGAGCGTGTACCGGAGCGTGTTGTGCATGCAAAAGGTGCGGGAGCACACGGCTATTTTGAAGTGACAAATGACCTGACTCAATATACAAAGGCTGCATTCCTATCCGAGGTTGGCAAGAAGACGCCCATGTTCATCCGATTCTCAACGGTTGCCGGTGAACTTGGTTCAGCCGACACTGTTCGTGACCCACGCGGCTTCGCAGTGAAGTTTTATACAGAGGAAGGAAACTATGATATCGTCGGGAACAATACTCCGGTATTCTTTATCCGCGACGCCATTAAGTTCCCTGATTTCATCCATACACAAAAAAGGAACCCTCAGACTCATCTAAAGGATCCAAATGCTGTTTGGGATTTCTGGTCTCTTTCACCAGAATCATTGCACCAGGTAACAATTCTGATGTCTGATCGCGGTATCCCTGCTACCTTACGCCATATGCACGGATTTGGCAGCCATACATTCAAATGGACAAATGCGGAAGGTGATGGCGTCTGGATCAAGTATCACTTCAAGACAGAGCAAGGTGTGAAAAACCTTTCACCAGATGTGGCCGCAAAGATTGCAGGAGGAAATCCTGACTACCATACAGAAGACCTGTTCAATGCGATTGAAGCGGGAGACTTCCCTGCTTGGAAGCTTTATGTCCAGATCATGCCGTTGGAAGATGCGAATACGTACCGTTTCGATCCGTTCGATGTCACAAAGGTTTGGTCACAGAAAGACTACCCATTGATCGAAGTTGGCCGCATGGTATTGAACCGCAACCCGGAAAATTACTTCGCTGAAGTTGAGCAGGCAACCTTCTCACCTGGAACGCTTGTCCCTGGTATAGATGTATCACCAGACAAAATGCTTCAGGGCCGACTGTTCGCTTATGCTGATGCGCACCGTTACCGTGTAGGAGCAAATCATCAGCATCTTCCAATCAACAGAGCAAAATCCGAAGTGAACTCCTACCAGCGTGACGGCCAGATGCGATTTGACGGCAATGGAGGCAGATCAGTAAATTACGAGCCTAATAGTTTCGGAGGACCAACCGAAGTGAATGAGCACAAGCAGGCATCCTTCCCTGTCAGCGGCATTGCTGAAAATGTTGGGTATGACCATAACGACCATTACACTCAAGCAGGTGACCTGTACCGCTTGATGACAGAGGAAGAACGTGAGCGCTTAGTCGCTAATATCGTCGCTGCCATGAAGCCAGTTCAGCGCGACGATATCAAACTTCGCCAGATCGGCCACTTCTACAAAGCAGATCCTGAATACGGAACACGCATTGCCCAAGGATTGGGCCTGCAGGTGCCACAGGAAGTTTAA
- a CDS encoding nuclease-related domain-containing protein, translating into MIVKSRVETLELQILRMLNARMNLSPKDYSNYLFLEKGYEGEVIFDRWMEEVEKGYLVVNDLLLEYGNTKFQIDSLFISKIIHLFEVKYFEGDYFIEGDRWYTNNGVEIKKPLQQMERAESLLRRMVRDLGFNINIESTLVFVNPNFYLYQAPRNLPMIFPKQIPRLLKNLQKQTAPIKNTHNNLAERLLSLHTLDSPYKRLPEYSYESLKKGIACSRCHTVNTIVTRKTLLCTSCGKRENIQLAVLRSVRELQLLFPGEELTVHKVHEWCNSIKTKKPIRKTLLENYTLTGSGRATHYISKGE; encoded by the coding sequence TTGATAGTAAAATCGCGTGTTGAAACCCTGGAACTGCAGATTCTGCGAATGCTGAATGCTCGAATGAACCTGTCTCCGAAAGACTACAGTAACTATTTATTCCTGGAAAAAGGGTATGAAGGAGAAGTGATTTTTGATCGTTGGATGGAGGAGGTAGAAAAAGGTTACCTGGTTGTGAATGATCTGCTCCTTGAATATGGAAATACAAAATTTCAAATCGATTCCCTATTCATCTCCAAGATCATCCATTTGTTCGAAGTGAAGTATTTCGAGGGCGATTATTTTATCGAAGGTGATCGGTGGTATACCAATAATGGAGTAGAGATTAAGAAACCCCTGCAACAAATGGAAAGAGCAGAATCTCTTCTGCGAAGAATGGTACGAGACCTTGGATTCAATATAAATATCGAATCAACTCTAGTCTTCGTGAACCCAAACTTTTACCTCTATCAAGCCCCACGCAATTTACCAATGATTTTTCCCAAACAGATTCCAAGACTTCTTAAAAACCTGCAAAAACAAACTGCCCCAATAAAAAATACCCACAATAACCTAGCAGAGCGGCTGCTTTCCCTGCATACCTTGGACTCACCGTATAAAAGGCTCCCTGAATATAGTTACGAAAGTTTAAAGAAGGGGATAGCATGTTCCCGTTGTCATACTGTGAATACTATCGTTACCAGAAAAACATTATTATGCACTAGTTGCGGGAAACGGGAAAACATCCAATTAGCCGTATTGAGAAGTGTTAGAGAGCTCCAATTGCTTTTTCCGGGAGAAGAGTTAACAGTGCATAAGGTTCATGAATGGTGCAATTCTATTAAAACGAAAAAGCCAATTAGAAAAACTCTTCTAGAAAACTATACATTGACCGGCTCTGGCCGTGCTACTCACTATATATCTAAAGGTGAATAA
- a CDS encoding cell wall hydrolase, with translation MKKTLAALTAAVSLSLFSTGAAAEAASYQVKTGDTMWGIASKYGVPLTELKKANNRTSNNLLYPGQKLTIPAAAVSAADQDLLARLVHAEAKGEPYAGKVAVATVVLNRVASPDFPNSVKGVVYEKSNGYYAFTPVKNGAINKPADAEAKKAVKEALAFRGQGSGSLFFFNPKTAVSKWVFSREVTVTIGNHRFAK, from the coding sequence ATGAAAAAAACATTGGCAGCGCTAACAGCAGCGGTATCTTTATCACTGTTTTCAACAGGGGCAGCAGCTGAAGCGGCATCTTACCAGGTAAAAACAGGAGATACAATGTGGGGAATCGCAAGCAAATATGGTGTGCCACTGACAGAATTGAAGAAAGCAAACAATCGAACTAGCAACAATCTACTATATCCAGGACAAAAGTTGACCATTCCGGCTGCAGCCGTGTCTGCGGCAGATCAGGACTTGCTTGCAAGGCTGGTCCACGCTGAGGCAAAAGGCGAGCCATATGCAGGGAAAGTAGCAGTAGCGACTGTTGTCTTGAATAGAGTAGCAAGCCCGGACTTCCCTAACTCAGTAAAGGGAGTTGTCTATGAAAAGTCAAACGGCTACTACGCCTTCACTCCTGTAAAAAATGGCGCAATCAACAAGCCGGCTGATGCAGAAGCAAAGAAGGCTGTAAAAGAAGCGCTAGCTTTCAGAGGACAGGGAAGCGGCTCATTATTCTTCTTTAACCCGAAGACAGCAGTGAGCAAGTGGGTTTTCTCAAGAGAAGTTACTGTGACAATTGGAAATCATAGATTCGCGAAGTAA
- a CDS encoding DoxX family protein, whose translation MIKKHEAAATILRLVLGATFLIHGAAKFQGGIENTVGFFESLGFPGFTAYIVALIELVGGLAMLLGVGTRVVSILFAIVLAVAVVKVKLAGGFLGNGQMAGFELDLALLAMSVFLAITNKSLFALDNVIFQSKNA comes from the coding sequence AGCAACTATTTTAAGGTTAGTACTAGGAGCAACCTTCTTAATCCATGGAGCTGCAAAGTTCCAGGGGGGAATTGAAAATACTGTCGGCTTTTTTGAAAGCCTTGGTTTCCCTGGATTCACGGCATACATTGTTGCCTTGATAGAACTTGTTGGTGGATTGGCGATGCTACTGGGTGTAGGAACAAGGGTTGTTTCCATTTTATTCGCGATCGTTTTGGCAGTAGCAGTAGTAAAGGTGAAGCTTGCCGGAGGATTTTTGGGAAATGGTCAAATGGCGGGCTTTGAACTTGATCTGGCCCTTCTGGCAATGTCCGTCTTTCTGGCCATTACAAACAAATCGCTTTTTGCCCTGGATAATGTTATTTTTCAATCAAAGAATGCTTAA
- a CDS encoding FMN-dependent NADH-azoreductase: MAKVLYITAHPLTEEQSFSLAAGKAFIDTYKDQNQNDEIIHLDLFKENIPHIDADVLGGWGKLQKGTEFTELTAAEQAKVGRLAELVDEFTAADKFVFVTPLWNFSFPPVMKAYLDAVAVAGKTFRYTQEGPVGLMTDKKALHIQARGGYYSEGPAANMEMGNRYIETIMNFFGVPSMECLYLEGHNANPEKAQEIKENGIARAKDLAHTF; the protein is encoded by the coding sequence ATGGCTAAAGTTTTATACATCACAGCACATCCGCTTACTGAAGAACAATCTTTCAGTCTGGCAGCAGGAAAAGCGTTCATAGATACGTACAAAGACCAGAATCAGAATGATGAAATCATCCATCTGGATTTATTTAAGGAAAACATCCCCCATATTGACGCTGACGTATTAGGCGGCTGGGGCAAGCTGCAAAAAGGAACTGAGTTTACTGAACTGACAGCAGCAGAACAAGCAAAAGTAGGCCGACTTGCTGAACTGGTTGACGAGTTCACAGCAGCAGACAAATTTGTCTTCGTGACACCGCTTTGGAACTTCTCATTCCCGCCAGTCATGAAGGCATATCTGGATGCAGTTGCAGTAGCAGGCAAAACATTCAGATACACACAAGAAGGACCTGTCGGCTTAATGACAGACAAAAAAGCCCTTCATATCCAGGCCCGTGGCGGTTACTACTCAGAAGGACCAGCAGCAAACATGGAGATGGGAAATCGCTACATCGAAACAATCATGAACTTCTTCGGTGTACCTTCAATGGAATGCCTATACCTCGAAGGCCACAATGCGAACCCAGAAAAAGCACAGGAAATCAAAGAAAACGGAATCGCACGTGCCAAGGATTTGGCGCACACATTCTAA